A window of the Paenibacillus woosongensis genome harbors these coding sequences:
- the ahrC gene encoding transcriptional regulator AhrC/ArgR, with translation MKGQRHIKIREIISAHEIETQDELVDALRQAGFQVTQATVSRDIKELMLIKVPTDDGKYKYSMPTAQRYNPVQKLQRALVDSFVHIDHTGNLVVMKCLPGTANSVAVLLDNMEWPDLLGTICGDDTILLICRNEDYSHYVIDQIMAFIS, from the coding sequence ATGAAGGGTCAACGGCATATTAAGATCAGGGAAATTATTAGCGCCCACGAAATCGAAACACAAGATGAGCTGGTAGATGCACTGCGCCAAGCCGGATTTCAAGTCACGCAGGCTACTGTGTCTCGGGATATCAAGGAACTGATGCTGATCAAGGTACCTACCGACGATGGCAAATATAAATACTCAATGCCCACGGCACAGCGCTACAATCCTGTGCAGAAGCTGCAGCGGGCGCTCGTAGACAGCTTTGTGCATATTGACCATACGGGAAATTTGGTCGTTATGAAATGCTTGCCGGGAACAGCCAATTCGGTAGCGGTTCTGCTCGACAACATGGAATGGCCCGATTTGCTCGGAACGATTTGCGGCGATGATACGATTCTGTTAATCTGCCGTAACGAAGATTACAGCCATTACGTCATCGATCAAATTATGGCGTTTATTTCATAA
- the spoIVB gene encoding SpoIVB peptidase, which translates to MNPNLRSRFLGLLLAFFFCFLGTSAVEGHSPMLPDELRMFQGQGAQIDLAIPVLAEVSVDRPDVVMLNDQPNSSMKVSLGSPLKLSSLNSGEAKLRMKLFGQIPLKPVKVNVIPDLKVIPGGQTIGVKVKSDGILVVGHHLVNTDKAKISPGEASGIQPGDLITHLNGTRLKDVHEVASLVEQAGNNKKPLKVVYKRSNKEFTTTLTPAFDKQDKAWRLGLYIRDSAAGVGTLTFYAPNEGVYGALGHVITDMNTQTPIVVGSGQILQSSVTSISKSESGEPGEKRAHFVKEGKTLGTIERNTHFGIFGKMSENPDHSVYKKPIPVAFSEEVKEGPAEILTVVEGQQVERFKVEIAHVSRQSTPQTKGLVIRITDPRLVEKTGGIVQGMSGSPIIQNGKLIGAVTHVFVNDPRSGYGCFIEWMLQDAGILKDKTTSTNLKAS; encoded by the coding sequence TTGAACCCGAACCTCAGGAGTAGATTTCTCGGTCTTTTACTTGCTTTCTTCTTTTGTTTCCTTGGCACGTCAGCCGTCGAAGGTCATTCGCCGATGCTGCCGGATGAACTGCGCATGTTTCAAGGCCAGGGCGCACAAATCGATCTGGCCATACCCGTACTGGCAGAGGTTAGCGTTGATCGGCCCGATGTTGTAATGTTGAACGATCAACCTAACTCCTCCATGAAGGTATCCCTCGGCTCGCCGTTAAAGCTATCCTCGCTGAACAGCGGCGAAGCCAAGCTCCGCATGAAGCTTTTTGGACAAATTCCTCTGAAGCCAGTGAAAGTAAATGTCATCCCTGATTTAAAGGTTATCCCAGGGGGACAAACGATTGGCGTTAAAGTGAAATCCGACGGCATTCTGGTAGTAGGCCACCATCTGGTAAATACAGACAAGGCCAAAATTTCGCCCGGAGAGGCATCAGGCATTCAACCGGGTGATTTGATTACCCATCTGAACGGTACACGCCTGAAAGACGTGCACGAGGTCGCGTCTTTAGTTGAGCAAGCAGGCAACAATAAGAAGCCTCTAAAAGTCGTGTACAAACGAAGCAATAAAGAATTTACGACCACGTTAACTCCTGCCTTCGATAAGCAGGACAAGGCTTGGAGATTGGGGCTGTACATTCGCGATTCTGCTGCTGGCGTGGGAACTTTAACCTTTTATGCTCCAAACGAAGGTGTTTATGGGGCGCTCGGACACGTGATTACCGATATGAATACACAAACGCCAATTGTTGTAGGAAGCGGACAAATTCTCCAGTCCAGCGTAACTTCTATTTCCAAGAGTGAAAGCGGCGAGCCCGGCGAGAAGCGGGCCCATTTCGTCAAAGAAGGCAAAACACTGGGAACGATCGAGCGAAATACGCATTTCGGCATATTCGGCAAGATGTCGGAAAATCCGGATCACAGCGTGTATAAGAAGCCGATACCGGTAGCATTCTCCGAAGAGGTAAAGGAGGGGCCGGCGGAAATATTGACGGTCGTGGAAGGCCAGCAGGTGGAGCGGTTTAAGGTAGAAATCGCTCACGTGTCACGGCAGAGCACACCACAAACTAAGGGTCTGGTCATTCGCATCACTGATCCAAGGCTGGTGGAGAAGACCGGAGGCATTGTGCAGGGAATGAGCGGCAGCCCAATTATACAGAACGGTAAATTAATCGGGGCGGTAACTCATGTGTTTGTTAATGATCCGCGTTCGGGCTACGGCTGCTTTATCGAATGGATGCTGCAGGATGCGGGTATTTTGAAGGATAAGACGACTTCAACCAATCTTAAGGCGAGCTAG
- a CDS encoding DUF2627 domain-containing protein yields the protein MKLMISRFIAIIILVIPGIAAMIGFLKMKDALFLYMSRHGDDSLTQVHFDWLDFGLGVVLFAAGIGFLGGWIYFRDRKRNYLGPRFKKKTENPS from the coding sequence ATGAAATTGATGATATCCCGTTTTATTGCCATCATTATTCTTGTTATTCCCGGTATCGCCGCGATGATTGGCTTCCTGAAAATGAAGGACGCCTTATTCCTATACATGTCCAGACACGGCGACGACTCGCTAACCCAAGTGCACTTTGACTGGCTCGATTTCGGACTTGGCGTCGTTTTGTTCGCCGCCGGAATCGGATTCCTGGGCGGCTGGATTTACTTCCGTGACCGCAAGCGCAATTATCTTGGACCTCGCTTCAAGAAAAAAACAGAGAATCCTTCATAA
- the spo0A gene encoding sporulation transcription factor Spo0A encodes MQKIEVLLADDNREFTNLLAEYISEQDDMVVSGIAYNGEEVLEMIEHASKVPDVLILDIIMPHLDGLGVLERLRDINVSPQPKIIMLTAFGQENITQRAVQLGASYYILKPFDMEVLANRIRQLVGVQTLSSSSSPSSSFTKSNVVPLGKGKNLDANITSIIHEIGVPAHIKGYQYLREAITMVYNNIEILGAITKTLYPAIAEKFKTTPSRVERAIRHAIEVAWTRGNIDSISHLFGYTINISKSKPTNSEFIAMVADKLRIEHKVS; translated from the coding sequence GTGCAAAAAATTGAAGTGTTGTTGGCGGATGATAATCGGGAATTCACGAATTTGCTTGCAGAGTACATTTCTGAACAGGATGACATGGTTGTTTCAGGGATTGCATACAATGGTGAGGAAGTTTTGGAGATGATTGAACATGCTTCTAAAGTTCCGGACGTGCTGATCCTGGATATCATTATGCCGCACTTGGATGGATTGGGTGTGCTGGAACGTTTACGCGATATAAATGTGTCTCCACAGCCAAAGATCATTATGCTGACTGCCTTCGGACAAGAGAATATTACACAGCGTGCGGTTCAGCTGGGAGCGTCTTATTACATCTTGAAGCCGTTCGATATGGAAGTATTGGCCAATCGAATTCGGCAGCTTGTAGGAGTACAAACCTTATCCTCAAGCAGTTCTCCATCCTCATCCTTCACGAAGTCCAATGTAGTACCACTTGGAAAAGGCAAAAATCTAGATGCAAACATCACTTCCATCATCCATGAAATCGGTGTTCCTGCTCATATTAAGGGATACCAATATTTACGGGAAGCCATCACTATGGTATACAACAATATTGAGATTCTAGGCGCGATTACCAAAACGCTGTACCCAGCCATCGCCGAGAAGTTCAAGACGACGCCATCACGCGTTGAGCGGGCAATTCGCCATGCAATTGAAGTAGCTTGGACGCGCGGCAATATTGACAGCATAAGTCATCTGTTCGGCTACACGATCAACATCAGCAAATCGAAACCGACGAATAGCGAGTTCATCGCGATGGTGGCCGATAAGCTGCGGATCGAACACAAGGTAAGCTGA
- the lpdA gene encoding dihydrolipoyl dehydrogenase, whose protein sequence is MTITCDVAVLGGGTGGYVAAIRAAQLGKQVVIIEQDKLGGTCLHRGCIPSKALLRSAELYAQMKDSLSYGIETSGLSLVFPKVQQRKQGIVDQLHNGVQYLMRKHKIQVFHGKGRVIGPSIFSPKSGAVAVELHDGDMETIVPTHLILATGSRPRVLAGLEPDGKHVLSSDEALLLEELPASIIIVGGGVIGVEWASLLHDFGVKVTVVEAAAQLLPNEDEEVGRELQKQLERRGIEILTGCQIQAETVEKDNTGIAITAVQDSNTVRLQADKLLVSIGRQANVENIGLENTDIALHQGYIRVNESMQTTEPHIYAIGDCIGGLQLAHAASHEGLVAVHHLAGEPSHGYNVRHVPRCVYTRPEVASVGLNEKEAKEQGIDVKIGKVPFSAIGKALVHGEKEGFVKVIADRKSNDIVGVHMIGAHVTELISQAALAQVLDATPWEIGQTVFAHPSLAEILGEAALAVDGRAVGI, encoded by the coding sequence ATGACGATTACATGTGATGTAGCAGTGTTAGGCGGCGGGACCGGCGGTTATGTTGCGGCAATTCGCGCTGCCCAGCTCGGCAAGCAAGTGGTGATCATCGAGCAGGACAAGCTGGGAGGAACATGCCTGCACCGGGGCTGCATTCCGAGCAAGGCGCTGCTGCGCAGTGCCGAGCTGTATGCGCAAATGAAGGACAGCCTAAGCTATGGCATCGAGACGAGCGGGTTATCCCTTGTTTTTCCGAAGGTGCAGCAAAGAAAGCAGGGCATCGTAGATCAGCTTCATAACGGCGTTCAATATTTGATGCGTAAACATAAAATCCAGGTCTTTCATGGAAAAGGGAGAGTGATCGGACCGTCGATCTTCTCGCCGAAGAGCGGCGCCGTAGCGGTCGAACTGCATGACGGTGATATGGAGACGATCGTGCCGACGCACCTGATCCTTGCGACAGGTTCGAGGCCGCGTGTTCTAGCAGGGCTGGAGCCCGACGGCAAGCACGTGCTTAGCAGCGATGAGGCCTTGCTGCTCGAGGAGCTGCCGGCTTCAATAATTATTGTCGGGGGCGGTGTAATCGGCGTGGAATGGGCTTCGTTGCTCCATGATTTTGGGGTCAAGGTCACAGTGGTCGAGGCAGCTGCACAGCTTCTTCCCAACGAGGATGAAGAGGTTGGGCGCGAGCTGCAGAAGCAGCTGGAGCGCCGGGGGATCGAAATTCTGACGGGCTGCCAGATCCAAGCGGAAACCGTGGAGAAAGACAATACCGGTATCGCAATTACTGCTGTACAAGATAGCAATACGGTCCGCCTGCAGGCAGATAAGCTGCTTGTTTCGATCGGACGTCAGGCGAATGTCGAGAACATCGGCCTTGAAAATACCGATATCGCCCTGCATCAAGGCTATATCCGGGTAAATGAGTCGATGCAGACGACTGAGCCGCATATTTATGCGATCGGCGATTGCATCGGCGGTCTGCAGCTCGCCCATGCAGCAAGCCATGAAGGGCTGGTGGCGGTGCATCATCTCGCGGGAGAGCCGTCCCATGGGTACAATGTCCGACATGTGCCCCGCTGCGTATACACTCGTCCGGAGGTAGCTTCCGTCGGTTTGAACGAGAAGGAAGCGAAGGAGCAGGGCATTGACGTCAAGATTGGCAAAGTACCGTTTTCCGCCATTGGCAAAGCCCTTGTGCACGGGGAGAAGGAAGGCTTCGTGAAGGTGATTGCGGATCGTAAAAGCAACGACATCGTTGGCGTGCATATGATCGGCGCCCATGTCACCGAGCTGATTAGTCAAGCCGCACTTGCCCAGGTGCTGGATGCGACGCCATGGGAGATCGGCCAAACTGTTTTTGCGCATCCTTCGCTGGCCGAAATTCTTGGCGAAGCAGCATTGGCCGTGGATGGCAGAGCGGTTGGAATTTAA
- the recN gene encoding DNA repair protein RecN, whose amino-acid sequence MLVHLSIRNLAVVEAVDVTFDRGFHVLTGETGAGKSIIIDALGLISGGRGSADLIRYGSDKAEMEAAFELKEHHPVWAILGELGISADPGEALIVRREISAQGKSYSRINGQLVNLSMLRQVGESLINLHGQHEHQTLLHPERHLMLLDAFGSEDIAAVKAKYREAYSAFQRVDKEWRELQSTSQQALQMLDLYRFQLEEIAAAALQPGEDELLAEEKVKLSHSEKMMDSVSGAYDLLYGPQGLEAIAKAVSRLEDVAGYDQKGIAPLLEQLQSAYYLLEDVSFALRDYRDKIEFNPERLEEVEERLDLISTLRRKYGDDIKGILQYYEQISRDTDMLENKDERLEKLSAEREKLLHAALKEAAALSAVRREKADLLAQQIENELKDLQMGRTSIEVKLERTLDPSGVEWEGHLVKLSKHGMDSAEFLISPNPGEPLRSLSKIASGGELSRIMLALKSIFARHDEVPVLIFDEVDTGVSGRAAQSIAEKLYRLSATCQVFSITHLPQVACMADQQYLIEKIVADGRTMTKVEHLDENGRVNELARMLGGVEITDSTRHHAKEMLKLARAQKGVI is encoded by the coding sequence TTGCTCGTTCATTTATCCATTCGGAATTTAGCCGTTGTCGAGGCGGTTGATGTCACGTTTGACCGGGGGTTTCATGTATTGACCGGTGAGACCGGGGCAGGGAAATCGATTATCATTGATGCGCTGGGACTGATATCCGGCGGAAGGGGCTCGGCGGATTTAATCCGTTACGGCAGCGACAAAGCGGAGATGGAGGCTGCTTTCGAGCTGAAGGAGCATCATCCGGTATGGGCTATCCTCGGCGAGCTGGGGATTAGCGCGGATCCTGGTGAAGCGCTGATTGTCCGCCGCGAGATTAGCGCTCAAGGCAAGAGCTACTCCCGGATCAACGGCCAATTGGTTAACTTGTCTATGCTCCGGCAAGTAGGCGAGAGCCTGATCAATCTGCACGGCCAGCATGAGCACCAGACCCTGCTTCATCCAGAGCGGCATTTGATGCTGCTGGATGCGTTTGGCTCTGAGGATATTGCCGCCGTAAAAGCAAAGTATCGGGAAGCTTACTCGGCGTTCCAGCGGGTGGACAAAGAATGGAGAGAATTGCAAAGCACGAGCCAGCAGGCACTGCAAATGCTTGATTTATACCGTTTCCAGCTGGAGGAGATCGCGGCGGCGGCACTCCAGCCAGGAGAGGATGAATTACTTGCCGAGGAAAAGGTAAAGCTATCCCATAGCGAGAAAATGATGGACTCGGTCTCAGGGGCTTACGATCTGCTATACGGCCCGCAGGGGCTGGAAGCGATCGCAAAGGCAGTATCCCGGTTAGAGGACGTTGCGGGATATGACCAGAAAGGGATTGCGCCTTTGCTCGAGCAGCTGCAGTCAGCGTATTACTTGCTGGAGGATGTATCCTTTGCCCTGCGTGATTACCGGGACAAGATCGAGTTTAATCCCGAACGGCTGGAGGAGGTTGAGGAGCGTCTCGACTTGATTTCCACTCTGCGCCGTAAATACGGCGACGATATCAAAGGAATTCTTCAATATTATGAGCAAATATCCCGCGATACGGATATGCTGGAGAATAAGGACGAGCGGCTTGAGAAGTTGTCTGCTGAACGGGAGAAGCTGCTCCATGCGGCTTTGAAGGAAGCGGCAGCGCTTAGCGCTGTACGCCGGGAAAAAGCGGATCTGCTGGCGCAGCAAATTGAAAACGAGCTGAAGGATCTGCAAATGGGTCGCACTTCCATTGAAGTCAAGCTGGAACGGACATTGGACCCAAGCGGGGTTGAATGGGAAGGCCATTTGGTAAAACTCAGCAAACACGGCATGGACAGCGCCGAATTCCTAATTTCTCCGAATCCTGGAGAGCCGTTGCGCTCTTTGAGCAAAATTGCATCTGGCGGGGAATTGTCGCGGATCATGCTGGCGCTGAAGAGTATTTTTGCTCGTCATGACGAGGTTCCCGTATTAATCTTTGATGAGGTGGATACGGGGGTCAGCGGCCGGGCTGCACAGTCCATCGCTGAGAAGCTGTACCGGTTATCCGCGACATGCCAGGTATTCTCGATTACCCATTTGCCGCAGGTTGCTTGTATGGCGGATCAGCAATATCTGATCGAGAAGATTGTGGCGGACGGACGAACAATGACAAAAGTGGAGCATTTGGATGAGAACGGACGGGTCAATGAGCTGGCTCGAATGCTTGGAGGCGTGGAGATTACTGACAGTACACGCCACCATGCCAAGGAAATGCTTAAACTGGCTCGGGCGCAGAAGGGTGTGATTTAA
- a CDS encoding TlyA family RNA methyltransferase — translation MSVSKERIDVLLVEQGYFDSREKAKTAIMAGLVFGNQERIEKAGTKIPRDTKLTVKGAIHPYVSRGGLKLEKALKLFQIDMNGRVMLDIGSSTGGFTDCALQHGASYVYAIDVGYNQLDWSLRNDERVNVKERTNFRYMTPEDLDGPSPDFASIDVSFISLRIILPPLVALLGRPADIVALIKPQFEAGREKVGKSGVVRDAKVHQEVLETVLSFASELGYVLHGLTFSPITGGEGNIEFLAHLRLLPPEERDLLAGGEASDALQHIRDTSQRVVQEAKDTFTTKSPSY, via the coding sequence ATGTCTGTGTCCAAAGAACGCATAGATGTCTTGTTGGTCGAGCAGGGCTATTTCGACAGCAGAGAAAAGGCCAAAACCGCGATCATGGCAGGGCTCGTATTCGGGAATCAGGAACGGATCGAGAAGGCTGGCACCAAAATACCGAGAGATACGAAGCTGACGGTCAAGGGAGCAATCCATCCGTATGTAAGCCGCGGGGGATTGAAGCTGGAGAAGGCCTTGAAGCTGTTTCAGATCGATATGAACGGGCGGGTTATGCTCGATATCGGCTCGTCGACCGGCGGATTTACGGATTGCGCCCTTCAGCACGGCGCCAGTTACGTATATGCGATTGATGTTGGCTATAACCAGCTGGATTGGTCGCTGCGGAACGATGAACGCGTCAACGTCAAGGAGCGGACCAATTTCAGATATATGACGCCGGAGGATTTGGACGGACCAAGTCCTGATTTCGCAAGCATTGACGTCTCTTTTATTTCATTGCGGATTATTCTTCCCCCGCTTGTCGCACTGCTTGGGCGGCCTGCGGATATCGTTGCATTGATCAAGCCGCAATTCGAAGCCGGACGGGAGAAGGTCGGCAAGTCTGGCGTCGTACGTGATGCAAAGGTCCACCAAGAGGTGCTGGAGACGGTGCTCAGCTTTGCGTCCGAGCTGGGATATGTCCTGCACGGGTTGACTTTCTCCCCGATTACAGGCGGAGAAGGCAATATTGAATTTTTGGCCCATTTAAGGCTGCTGCCCCCTGAGGAGAGGGATCTGCTTGCGGGAGGAGAAGCTTCCGATGCATTGCAGCATATTCGCGACACCTCACAACGTGTCGTGCAGGAAGCAAAGGATACGTTTACGACCAAAAGCCCATCTTATTGA